One genomic segment of Anaerolineae bacterium includes these proteins:
- the infB gene encoding translation initiation factor IF-2, translated as MANSAQSRHSGKAPFQRPRERSGGRPEGPRRGPQPPAAVVTAPGAEATSKTAQQPSEVEIPETITVRDLAEKIGRSPIEVIKVLMNYGVMAAINQTIDFDTATIVGSELGVEIKPIEVETPAPPAAETVAAGPKTIWQRVMQTERPEDLRPRPPVVTVLGHVDHGKTTLLDAIRHTRVVEGEAGGITQHIGAYQVELQGRKITFLDTPGHEAFTAMRARGAQVTDIVVLVVAADDGVMPQTREALDHARAAGVPIIVALTKVDKPTANVERVKQQLVELGLVPEEWGGNTIVVPVAAKIGKGVEDLLENILLVTEIEGFKANPDRPAVGTVIESSLDRSRGPIATLLVQNGTLRVGDYLVIGEVWGRVRAMYDDRGKTIKSAPPATPARVIGLSDVPIAGEIFEVVSDERTARAKAAQRAEERRQREMRPVAKVVSLEDIFQQIRSGHTKELNLILKADVQGSLEPIVTSLEQLNKDHEEVQLRILHQGLGNISESDVMLAVASKAIIVGFNVGVDAAAQRLAESNGVEIRRYNVIYELIEEIDKALHGMLEPKYREVIIGHAEVRQVFTLSRGKVAGCYVTDGLVARNATVRVRRNGATVHEGRVASLKRFKDDVTEVRQGFECGIALEGFQDFQVGDILEFCRTERVTEPA; from the coding sequence ATGGCTAATTCGGCACAGTCACGACATAGTGGGAAAGCTCCATTTCAGAGACCGCGTGAGCGTTCCGGAGGTCGCCCGGAAGGCCCTCGGCGCGGCCCTCAGCCGCCGGCTGCAGTAGTGACTGCACCCGGCGCAGAGGCTACCTCCAAGACAGCCCAACAACCCTCTGAAGTCGAAATTCCAGAGACGATCACCGTTCGCGACCTGGCCGAGAAAATCGGGCGCAGTCCGATTGAGGTGATCAAAGTGCTAATGAATTATGGCGTGATGGCGGCCATCAACCAGACGATTGACTTCGACACCGCAACGATCGTCGGCAGTGAGCTGGGCGTTGAGATCAAGCCGATTGAGGTGGAGACCCCGGCGCCTCCCGCAGCGGAAACGGTCGCCGCCGGGCCGAAGACCATCTGGCAGCGGGTGATGCAGACGGAACGGCCTGAGGACCTGCGCCCGCGCCCGCCCGTGGTCACCGTGTTGGGACATGTGGACCACGGTAAGACCACTTTGCTCGATGCCATCCGTCATACCCGTGTCGTCGAGGGCGAGGCTGGCGGTATCACCCAGCACATCGGCGCATACCAGGTGGAATTGCAAGGCCGCAAGATCACGTTCCTGGACACCCCAGGGCACGAGGCGTTTACGGCCATGCGCGCGCGTGGCGCCCAGGTCACTGACATCGTCGTGCTGGTCGTCGCCGCCGATGACGGCGTGATGCCGCAAACGCGTGAGGCGCTCGACCACGCCCGTGCGGCCGGCGTCCCCATCATCGTAGCGCTCACCAAGGTGGACAAGCCAACCGCCAACGTCGAACGGGTTAAGCAACAACTTGTCGAGCTGGGCCTGGTACCCGAGGAATGGGGAGGCAACACCATCGTTGTGCCTGTGGCCGCCAAGATCGGCAAAGGGGTTGAGGACCTGTTGGAGAACATTTTGCTCGTCACTGAGATCGAAGGGTTCAAGGCCAACCCAGATCGGCCAGCCGTCGGCACCGTTATCGAGAGCAGCCTGGATCGCTCGCGAGGCCCCATAGCGACGCTATTGGTGCAGAACGGCACCCTCCGGGTGGGCGATTATCTGGTCATCGGCGAGGTGTGGGGCCGGGTGCGCGCCATGTATGATGACCGCGGCAAGACCATCAAATCGGCCCCGCCAGCCACGCCGGCGCGCGTGATTGGCCTCTCGGATGTGCCCATTGCCGGTGAGATCTTCGAAGTGGTCAGCGACGAGCGCACCGCTCGCGCCAAAGCCGCCCAGCGCGCCGAGGAACGTCGCCAACGCGAGATGCGTCCCGTGGCAAAGGTCGTCAGCTTGGAGGATATCTTCCAGCAAATCCGATCAGGCCATACGAAAGAGCTCAATCTCATCTTGAAGGCGGACGTGCAGGGCTCGCTGGAGCCGATTGTGACTTCGCTAGAGCAGCTGAATAAGGACCATGAGGAGGTACAGCTCCGCATCCTGCACCAGGGCCTGGGGAACATCAGTGAATCCGACGTCATGTTGGCTGTCGCCTCTAAGGCCATCATCGTCGGCTTCAACGTGGGAGTGGATGCGGCCGCTCAACGTCTAGCCGAATCTAACGGGGTGGAGATCCGTCGGTATAATGTGATCTACGAACTCATCGAAGAGATTGACAAGGCTTTGCACGGGATGCTTGAGCCCAAATACCGAGAGGTGATCATCGGTCACGCCGAAGTGCGACAGGTATTCACTCTCTCGAGAGGCAAGGTAGCTGGGTGTTACGTCACTGACGGCCTGGTGGCCCGTAACGCAACGGTGCGAGTGCGGCGCAATGGAGCGACGGTGCACGAGGGACGCGTGGCATCCCTCAAGCGGTTCAAGGATGATGTAACCGAGGTGCGCCAGGGCTTCGAGTGCGGTATCGCGCTGGAGGGCTTCCAGGATTTCCAGGTGGGAGATATCCTGGAATTCTGCCGGACGGAGCGAGTGACGGAGCCGGCTTAA
- the truB gene encoding tRNA pseudouridine(55) synthase TruB yields the protein MIAQHHGTVIHGLLIVDKEAGWTSHDVVARVRRLIRQRQIGHAGTLDPLATGVLILCLGQATRLAEYLQGHPKRYQATIRLGEITDTYDAEGKLVERRPVPLLSREALVSYLQRFQGAITQWPPAFSAVKVAGVAAHRRARRGEAIALPPREVIISELHLLSWTPPDLSLEIACSAGTYIRSLAHDLGQAIGCGAHLIALRRTASGPFTLADAVPLRELAQWVATGEWVKRVLPLAEATRGMPRLTLTPREIRAVRHGQPIARPSATPDALAAAFSEEGSLIAILRFDATRQLWQPRKVLT from the coding sequence GTGATCGCACAGCACCACGGAACAGTTATTCACGGGCTATTGATTGTGGACAAGGAGGCCGGCTGGACCTCGCACGATGTAGTCGCCAGGGTGCGCCGGTTAATCCGACAGCGTCAGATAGGACATGCCGGCACCCTGGATCCCCTGGCCACTGGCGTGCTAATCCTGTGTTTGGGTCAGGCTACGCGCCTGGCCGAATACCTGCAGGGGCATCCGAAACGCTACCAAGCCACGATCCGCCTGGGCGAGATCACCGATACCTACGACGCCGAAGGGAAACTAGTGGAACGTCGCCCTGTGCCTTTGCTCTCTCGGGAAGCGCTCGTCTCCTATCTGCAGCGTTTTCAAGGCGCCATCACGCAATGGCCACCGGCATTCTCGGCTGTAAAGGTGGCGGGCGTGGCTGCTCATCGCCGGGCGCGGCGCGGGGAGGCAATAGCCCTGCCACCGCGGGAGGTGATCATCAGCGAGCTGCATCTGCTGAGTTGGACGCCGCCTGATCTCTCGCTGGAGATCGCCTGTTCCGCCGGAACCTACATCCGCTCGCTGGCCCATGACCTGGGACAGGCCATCGGATGCGGAGCCCATCTGATCGCGCTGCGACGCACGGCGTCTGGCCCATTCACGCTAGCCGATGCGGTCCCTTTGAGAGAGCTGGCGCAATGGGTGGCCACGGGGGAGTGGGTGAAGCGAGTGCTGCCGCTGGCTGAGGCGACGCGAGGGATGCCCAGGTTGACGCTGACTCCGAGGGAGATCCGGGCGGTGCGCCATGGCCAGCCGATCGCGAGGCCATCAGCGACACCGGATGCCCTGGCCGCTGCCTTCTCCGAGGAGGGCAGCCTGATCGCCATCCTGCGCTTCGATGCAACACGCCAACTCTGGCAACCACGCAAGGTGTTGACATGA
- a CDS encoding YlxR family protein, with protein MRRRHIPQRTCIACRKVQNKRDLVRIVRTPEGEILIDLTGKRSGRGAYLCRVQSCWHDVLASGGRRLEQALKAQLKPEALLALQEFAAGLPLSLPEGDQEAKAKALA; from the coding sequence ATGCGTCGACGACACATCCCGCAACGTACCTGTATCGCCTGTCGCAAAGTGCAGAACAAGCGGGACCTAGTCCGGATCGTGCGTACTCCTGAGGGAGAGATCTTGATTGACCTTACGGGGAAACGATCTGGACGGGGAGCTTATCTGTGTCGCGTGCAGAGTTGTTGGCATGATGTACTCGCCTCCGGCGGACGGCGACTGGAGCAGGCGTTGAAGGCCCAGCTCAAACCTGAAGCGCTCCTCGCGTTGCAGGAGTTCGCCGCGGGCCTGCCATTGAGCCTGCCGGAGGGAGATCAGGAGGCCAAGGCGAAAGCTTTGGCCTGA
- a CDS encoding bifunctional oligoribonuclease/PAP phosphatase NrnA, translating into MTREMELTTGSLDPRIPRLIESAERILIVTHISPDGDAIGSLLGLGWALRAVDKEVVLACADSIPSPFHFLPGHTYITREPLGSFDLLIGLDSSDPQRLGTPWQRAGQGQVPTIVIDHHVTNLYFGAVNWVDTKAAATAEMVFDLVKAMGLPLDHNVATCLLCGIVTDTRGFRTSNTTPRTLAIATQLMEAGADLNLITEQTLNRKPLAVLRLWGMALSNLQMRNQILWSTITRKMREETGVNENGDGGLVNALISANEANVAVVFTEREENQVEVGLRAKPGFDVSKVALALGGGGHPQAAGCTISGPLEVAQERVLAALEESLGQQEKG; encoded by the coding sequence ATGACCCGAGAGATGGAGCTCACGACCGGCTCACTGGACCCACGGATTCCCAGGCTGATCGAGTCAGCCGAACGCATTCTGATCGTGACGCATATCTCCCCCGATGGGGATGCCATCGGATCGCTGTTAGGGCTAGGATGGGCCCTGCGTGCTGTAGATAAGGAGGTCGTCCTGGCCTGCGCCGACTCAATCCCTTCGCCGTTTCACTTCCTGCCCGGCCATACCTACATCACGCGCGAGCCACTCGGCTCATTTGATCTGCTCATCGGCCTGGACTCCTCGGATCCTCAGCGGTTGGGGACGCCGTGGCAACGGGCTGGTCAGGGGCAAGTTCCGACGATTGTGATTGATCATCACGTGACCAATCTCTATTTCGGCGCCGTGAATTGGGTGGACACGAAGGCAGCCGCCACTGCCGAGATGGTCTTCGATTTAGTGAAGGCGATGGGACTACCCCTCGATCACAACGTTGCCACCTGTCTGCTCTGTGGCATCGTCACCGACACGCGCGGGTTTCGCACCTCGAACACCACACCGCGTACGTTAGCCATCGCCACCCAACTAATGGAAGCCGGCGCCGATCTGAACCTGATCACCGAGCAAACGCTGAACCGCAAGCCGCTCGCCGTGCTGCGGCTGTGGGGGATGGCCCTTTCCAATTTGCAGATGCGTAATCAAATCCTATGGTCCACCATCACCCGGAAGATGCGCGAGGAGACGGGGGTGAACGAAAACGGCGACGGTGGCCTGGTAAACGCGTTGATCTCGGCCAACGAGGCGAACGTAGCGGTGGTCTTCACCGAGCGTGAAGAAAACCAGGTGGAGGTGGGTCTGCGCGCCAAGCCTGGATTCGACGTGAGTAAAGTCGCGCTGGCTCTGGGTGGCGGCGGCCATCCTCAGGCTGCCGGCTGTACTATCAGCGGGCCGTTGGAGGTGGCACAGGAGCGGGTGTTGGCCGCTCTGGAAGAGTCCCTCGGTCAGCAGGAAAAGGGGTGA
- a CDS encoding GNAT family N-acetyltransferase, protein MRIRPADLHDLNACFALDGSYETDHVWQMEYREEESAIAVQFRWVRLPRTVTVAYPPRGESLLAHWERGECVYVAAERREVKGYIEVIAHPDQGLAWVENLVVDRVYRRQGLGTSLVAAAIQWAQMRNLERLMIPIQSKNYPATRFCRKLGFEFCGFNDRYFANRDIALFFSRTLV, encoded by the coding sequence ATGCGCATTCGTCCTGCCGATCTCCATGACCTTAATGCCTGTTTTGCTCTCGATGGCTCTTATGAGACCGATCACGTCTGGCAGATGGAGTATCGGGAGGAGGAGTCGGCCATCGCCGTACAATTTCGTTGGGTGCGTTTGCCCCGGACAGTGACTGTGGCCTATCCGCCACGCGGCGAAAGCTTGTTGGCTCATTGGGAGCGCGGCGAGTGCGTGTATGTAGCAGCGGAACGGCGCGAGGTCAAAGGGTACATCGAGGTTATCGCTCACCCGGACCAGGGGCTGGCGTGGGTCGAAAACCTGGTGGTCGACCGGGTCTACCGTCGGCAGGGGCTGGGGACCTCCTTGGTGGCGGCGGCAATCCAATGGGCTCAGATGCGCAACCTGGAGCGCCTGATGATTCCCATCCAGAGCAAGAATTACCCGGCCACCCGTTTCTGTCGAAAGCTGGGTTTTGAGTTCTGCGGCTTCAACGATCGCTACTTCGCTAATCGAGATATCGCTCTGTTCTTCAGCCGTACTCTGGTCTAA
- the nusA gene encoding transcription termination factor NusA, with protein MNSELIRAINQISAEKELSKQVILEAIEAALVSAYRKNFGSAANVTARIDPETGEMHVYAEKTVVEKVEDPRTQIALRDARKANPKAELGHRITIESTPADFGRIAAQTAKQVILQRIKEAERETVYQYFEERVGEIVQGKVQSIDYTTGTVIVNLDRAEGIMSKEDQIPTERYRPGHSVRALLVEITRGNRGPIIKLSRSHRNLLRRLLEKEIPEIFQGTVEIKAIAREPGQRSKVAVAALQPGIDPVGSCVGMRGTRIQAIVNELSGEKIDIIEWSPDTATFIANALSPAKVTDVILEDTPEGRTAIVIVPDRQLSLAIGKEGQNARLVAKLTGWRIDIKSESEAAAEGLDRLAIERRRMAEMLRASGERDLLAVAEEILRQTPPSAEEALRAHSFYEALEAELTQPTDLTSTSEAKQEVPHQEKPGATAEPMEAERPSPPTKMAEAAVEKPTVASGTEAEAAEEPVMELEDEFLADVEAFDDREEDEDKRRKSPKKEKKRTFIYDEDVGKMIVVRRRKRARRDWEAFDEEYDF; from the coding sequence ATGAACAGTGAGCTAATTCGGGCCATCAACCAGATCTCTGCGGAGAAAGAGCTCTCCAAGCAGGTGATCCTCGAAGCGATCGAGGCAGCCCTGGTCTCGGCCTATAGGAAGAACTTCGGGTCGGCCGCGAATGTGACCGCGCGCATTGACCCTGAAACAGGGGAGATGCACGTGTATGCTGAGAAAACCGTCGTGGAGAAGGTCGAGGATCCAAGGACCCAGATCGCTCTTCGGGACGCTCGCAAAGCCAATCCCAAAGCGGAACTTGGCCACCGCATCACCATCGAGAGCACGCCGGCTGACTTCGGACGGATCGCCGCGCAGACCGCCAAACAGGTGATCCTCCAGCGGATCAAAGAGGCCGAGCGCGAGACGGTCTATCAATACTTCGAAGAGCGCGTCGGCGAAATCGTCCAGGGCAAGGTACAGAGCATTGATTACACTACCGGCACGGTTATCGTGAACCTGGACCGTGCTGAAGGGATCATGAGCAAAGAGGATCAGATCCCCACCGAGCGCTATCGGCCCGGACATAGCGTGCGCGCCCTGCTAGTAGAGATCACCCGCGGCAACCGGGGCCCTATCATCAAGCTGTCCCGCTCGCATCGCAACCTGTTGCGTCGGCTCTTGGAGAAGGAGATCCCGGAGATTTTCCAGGGCACCGTGGAGATCAAGGCCATCGCTCGTGAACCTGGACAGCGCTCTAAAGTTGCCGTTGCGGCACTTCAGCCCGGCATCGATCCCGTGGGCTCATGTGTGGGGATGCGCGGCACGCGCATTCAAGCCATCGTCAACGAGCTGAGCGGGGAGAAGATTGACATCATCGAGTGGAGCCCCGATACGGCCACCTTCATCGCCAATGCGCTGAGCCCGGCTAAGGTCACCGATGTCATCCTGGAGGACACGCCCGAGGGGCGGACAGCGATTGTCATCGTCCCTGACCGACAGCTCTCGTTAGCGATTGGGAAGGAGGGGCAAAACGCCCGATTGGTAGCCAAGCTCACCGGATGGCGCATAGACATCAAGAGCGAGTCGGAGGCAGCAGCAGAAGGGCTGGATCGTTTGGCTATCGAGCGGCGCCGTATGGCCGAAATGTTGCGGGCCAGCGGCGAGCGCGATCTGCTCGCTGTTGCTGAGGAGATCTTGCGGCAAACGCCGCCCAGCGCAGAAGAAGCCCTTCGCGCTCACAGCTTCTATGAAGCGTTAGAAGCTGAGTTAACTCAGCCGACGGACCTGACTTCTACGTCAGAAGCCAAACAAGAGGTGCCACACCAAGAGAAGCCAGGCGCCACAGCTGAGCCAATGGAAGCCGAACGGCCATCCCCTCCAACCAAGATGGCCGAGGCCGCCGTGGAAAAGCCCACAGTGGCTTCAGGAACCGAGGCTGAGGCTGCTGAGGAACCGGTCATGGAGCTCGAGGACGAGTTCCTGGCTGATGTCGAGGCTTTTGATGATAGGGAAGAGGACGAGGACAAGCGACGGAAAAGTCCAAAGAAAGAGAAGAAGCGCACTTTCATCTACGATGAAGATGTTGGGAAGATGATCGTCGTGCGTCGTCGCAAGCGTGCCCGGCGCGATTGGGAAGCGTTCGACGAGGAGTACGACTTCTAG
- the rbfA gene encoding 30S ribosome-binding factor RbfA, translating to MTTSRRQKRVADLLMEELGAMIALELEDPRLQFVSVTAVEVSPDLRHARVYVTHLGTPEEEPSVLEALHHASGYLRRELARRVVLRYVPELSFRMDDTLERARRIDQLIERLHADEVESD from the coding sequence ATGACAACCAGCCGTCGTCAAAAGCGAGTAGCCGATCTGTTGATGGAAGAACTCGGCGCGATGATCGCGCTAGAGCTGGAAGACCCACGGCTGCAGTTTGTCAGCGTGACAGCCGTCGAGGTCAGTCCAGACCTGCGACACGCTCGCGTGTATGTCACCCATTTGGGCACGCCGGAGGAAGAGCCCAGCGTGCTGGAGGCCCTCCACCACGCCTCCGGCTACCTTCGGCGTGAGCTTGCCCGGCGCGTGGTCTTACGCTATGTGCCGGAGCTGTCATTCCGTATGGATGACACGCTAGAGCGCGCCCGGCGGATTGATCAACTCATCGAGCGGCTACACGCCGATGAGGTAGAAAGCGATTGA
- a CDS encoding rRNA pseudouridine synthase, translating to MKKRKDGFRRAGSLGHGRRPREPLRYLLFHKPYGVLSTFTDPEGRPTLSQFVDVPEQVYAAGRLDMDSEGLLFLTNDGLVNHRLTHPRYKLPKTYLVQVEGVPTPEALEALRQGVIVKGERTAPAEVEHLLAPPPLPPRSRPVTPHGPTAWLRITLREGRKRQIRHMTAAVGLPTLRLVRVAIGPLHLDALAPGQWRDLTTDELRALRRVLGLVPSR from the coding sequence ATGAAGAAGCGCAAGGATGGCTTTCGAAGAGCTGGCTCCCTCGGTCATGGCCGTCGGCCCCGTGAACCCCTTCGTTATCTCCTGTTTCATAAGCCTTATGGCGTGCTCTCCACCTTTACCGACCCCGAGGGACGTCCTACGCTAAGCCAGTTCGTGGATGTGCCAGAGCAGGTCTATGCGGCCGGACGGCTGGATATGGACAGCGAAGGGCTATTGTTCCTCACCAATGATGGCCTAGTGAACCATCGCTTAACCCACCCGCGTTACAAGTTGCCTAAAACCTATCTGGTGCAGGTTGAAGGGGTGCCCACGCCGGAGGCGCTGGAAGCGTTACGTCAGGGCGTGATCGTGAAAGGCGAGCGCACCGCTCCTGCCGAGGTGGAGCATCTCCTGGCGCCGCCGCCTTTGCCACCTCGTTCCCGTCCCGTCACGCCACATGGCCCCACGGCCTGGCTGCGCATTACCCTGCGTGAGGGGCGCAAGCGGCAAATCCGCCACATGACAGCAGCCGTCGGCCTGCCGACGCTACGGCTCGTGCGGGTAGCCATCGGTCCATTGCACTTGGATGCTCTCGCCCCTGGCCAATGGCGCGACCTGACCACAGATGAGTTGCGGGCGCTAAGGCGAGTGTTAGGGCTCGTCCCTTCTCGGTGA
- the dnaK gene encoding molecular chaperone DnaK, protein MGRIIGIDLGTTNSVMAVMEGGEPIVIPSSEGGRLIPSVVAINPKTGERMVGQIARRQAITNPDNTIFSVKRLMGRKFNDPEVQKARKVLPYRIIERPNGDAWVVMGDREYAPPEISAMILQKIKADAEAYLGEPVTQAVITVPAYFNDSQRQATKDAGRIAGLEVLRIINEPTASALAYGLDRKKDERIAVYDLGGGTFDISILEVGDGVFEVRATNGDTFLGGDDFDQRIINWICEEFQRDQGIDLRQDRMALQRLKEAAEKAKIELSTVLETEINLPFITADASGPKHLTMRLTRAKLEQLTADLIERTIGPCRQALADAKLRPEDIDEVILVGGMTRMPAVQEAVRRFFGKEPHKGVNPDEVVAIGAAIQAGVLGGQVRDILLLDVTPLTLAIETLGGVATPMIERNTTIPTRKTQIFSTAADGQTQVEIVVVQGERPMARDNKILGTFILDGIPPAPRGVPQIEVSFDIDANGILNVSARDKATGREQKITITASSGLTKEEVERMVREAEQHREEDRRRRELAEARNNADAAIYQTEKFLRENGDKVSAADRNELEGKVTAVRSALQGQELERLRSATRELLDSLQAIGARMYQAAGGPPSDGGSRPSGGPSRPDGGEDVIEGEFRETS, encoded by the coding sequence ATGGGAAGGATCATTGGCATTGATCTGGGAACGACAAATTCGGTGATGGCTGTAATGGAAGGCGGCGAGCCCATCGTGATCCCCAGCTCAGAGGGAGGGCGGTTGATCCCCTCGGTGGTCGCCATCAACCCGAAGACTGGCGAGCGCATGGTGGGACAGATCGCCCGTCGTCAGGCCATTACCAATCCGGACAACACCATTTTCTCAGTCAAGCGCCTGATGGGGCGGAAGTTTAACGACCCAGAGGTGCAGAAAGCCCGCAAAGTGCTCCCCTATAGGATCATCGAGCGGCCTAATGGCGATGCCTGGGTAGTGATGGGGGACAGGGAATATGCCCCACCTGAGATCTCGGCCATGATTCTGCAGAAGATCAAGGCGGATGCCGAAGCCTATCTGGGCGAGCCAGTGACGCAGGCGGTGATCACAGTGCCGGCCTACTTCAACGACTCGCAGCGCCAGGCGACCAAGGATGCCGGCCGTATCGCTGGGCTGGAGGTGCTCCGCATCATCAATGAGCCCACTGCTTCCGCTTTAGCTTACGGCCTTGATCGCAAGAAAGACGAGCGGATCGCAGTCTACGACCTGGGTGGCGGCACGTTTGACATCTCCATCCTCGAGGTGGGAGATGGCGTGTTCGAGGTGCGCGCCACCAACGGTGACACATTCCTGGGTGGCGACGATTTCGACCAGCGCATCATCAATTGGATTTGCGAGGAATTCCAGCGCGATCAGGGCATTGACCTGCGGCAGGATCGTATGGCCTTGCAGCGGCTCAAGGAGGCCGCAGAGAAAGCCAAGATCGAGCTGTCCACCGTATTGGAAACGGAGATCAACCTGCCGTTTATCACCGCCGACGCTTCCGGTCCCAAACACCTTACTATGCGGCTCACCCGAGCCAAACTGGAACAGCTCACGGCGGACCTGATCGAGCGTACCATCGGCCCTTGCCGACAGGCCCTGGCCGACGCCAAGCTACGGCCAGAGGACATTGACGAGGTGATCCTGGTAGGCGGCATGACGCGTATGCCGGCCGTGCAAGAAGCGGTCCGTCGCTTCTTCGGCAAGGAGCCGCACAAAGGGGTCAACCCCGATGAGGTGGTGGCCATTGGCGCGGCGATCCAGGCAGGCGTCCTGGGCGGCCAGGTGCGGGATATCCTCTTGTTGGACGTAACCCCGCTTACTTTGGCAATCGAGACGTTGGGCGGCGTGGCCACGCCTATGATCGAGCGCAACACCACGATCCCGACTAGGAAGACGCAGATCTTCTCCACCGCGGCCGATGGCCAGACGCAGGTGGAGATCGTTGTGGTGCAAGGCGAGCGGCCGATGGCCCGCGACAACAAGATCCTGGGCACCTTCATCCTCGATGGGATCCCGCCGGCTCCGCGTGGGGTGCCGCAAATCGAGGTTTCCTTTGACATTGACGCTAACGGCATCTTGAACGTCAGCGCCCGGGACAAGGCGACTGGCCGCGAGCAGAAGATCACCATCACCGCCTCCTCCGGTCTGACTAAGGAGGAGGTCGAGCGTATGGTGCGCGAGGCTGAGCAACATCGCGAGGAGGACCGTCGCCGGCGCGAGCTAGCCGAGGCGCGCAATAACGCTGATGCTGCCATCTACCAAACCGAGAAGTTCCTGCGCGAGAATGGCGACAAGGTCTCGGCCGCCGACCGCAACGAGCTGGAGGGCAAAGTGACAGCCGTGCGCTCGGCGCTGCAGGGGCAGGAGTTAGAGCGCCTTCGCAGCGCCACGCGCGAGCTGCTGGATAGCTTGCAAGCGATTGGCGCCCGCATGTATCAGGCTGCCGGTGGCCCTCCGTCCGACGGCGGAAGCCGGCCTAGCGGGGGCCCTTCGCGGCCTGATGGCGGGGAAGATGTCATCGAAGGGGAGTTCCGCGAGACCTCTTGA
- a CDS encoding bifunctional riboflavin kinase/FAD synthetase: MIIYRDLPTLATSQECELSIGNFDGVHRGHQALIHRLVSSAHAQGRLAGVITFDPHPMRVLRPDMPLAYLTTLDERLELLRLLELDFAIVHPFTSDTARTPAGAFMQSLVAHLHLRRLWVGPDFALGHQREGNVPTLRRLGDEMGFAVEVIEPVLVEGIEVRSGHIRQALSAGKVDLAAQMLGRPYWLTGKVIRGAGRGRAMGIPTANLSVPSERVMPAYGVYAAWCHVAGQRRPAAVNIGVRPTFDDKQPTVEAHILDFDGELLGAEVRLELVLRLREERRFPSVEALLSQVRWDVANTRRALAPELPRFEELDHTADWDIRVWGRDFADLLAQAGAAMFALQAVDVTAQPQVWREIQVEAPDREALLVMWLSELLYHSETRGESYTRFVLDTVTETALQARVGGISGLGEKAHIKAVTYHGLSVQETSDGCVARVIFDT; encoded by the coding sequence ATGATCATCTATCGAGATCTGCCTACCCTCGCAACATCACAAGAGTGCGAACTATCCATCGGCAATTTTGATGGAGTTCATCGCGGCCATCAAGCCTTAATCCATCGGCTGGTCTCCTCTGCCCATGCGCAAGGGCGGCTGGCGGGGGTGATCACATTTGACCCGCATCCCATGCGCGTGCTACGCCCGGACATGCCTCTGGCTTATCTGACCACCCTCGACGAACGGCTGGAGCTGCTAAGGCTGTTGGAATTGGATTTTGCGATTGTACATCCGTTCACCTCAGATACGGCGCGCACCCCGGCAGGCGCTTTCATGCAGAGCCTAGTGGCCCACTTGCACCTGCGTCGGCTGTGGGTCGGCCCAGACTTCGCTCTGGGACATCAGCGCGAGGGGAATGTGCCGACGTTACGTCGTCTGGGTGACGAAATGGGCTTCGCCGTGGAGGTGATCGAGCCCGTTTTGGTGGAAGGGATAGAGGTGCGCAGTGGCCATATCCGCCAGGCCCTAAGTGCGGGAAAGGTGGATCTAGCTGCCCAGATGCTCGGGCGTCCTTACTGGCTGACGGGAAAGGTGATCCGCGGTGCCGGCCGTGGGCGCGCGATGGGGATCCCCACGGCGAATCTGTCGGTTCCTTCCGAGCGTGTAATGCCGGCTTATGGTGTCTACGCCGCGTGGTGTCATGTGGCCGGCCAACGGCGGCCGGCCGCCGTGAACATTGGCGTTCGCCCCACCTTTGACGATAAGCAGCCCACAGTAGAGGCGCACATCCTGGACTTCGACGGCGAGCTGCTTGGGGCGGAAGTGAGACTGGAGTTAGTGCTGCGTCTGCGTGAGGAGCGCCGTTTCCCCAGCGTGGAGGCCCTGCTCTCGCAGGTGCGATGGGATGTAGCGAACACCCGACGGGCGCTGGCTCCAGAGCTGCCTCGCTTTGAAGAGTTAGACCATACTGCGGATTGGGACATCCGCGTCTGGGGGAGGGACTTCGCGGACCTGCTGGCTCAGGCAGGCGCGGCGATGTTCGCCTTGCAAGCGGTGGACGTGACAGCTCAGCCCCAAGTCTGGCGTGAGATCCAGGTCGAAGCGCCTGATCGCGAGGCGCTCCTCGTTATGTGGCTGAGCGAGCTGCTTTACCATTCGGAGACGCGTGGGGAATCATATACCCGGTTCGTGCTGGACACGGTGACCGAGACGGCGTTACAGGCTCGCGTCGGAGGCATTTCTGGGCTGGGTGAGAAGGCCCACATCAAAGCCGTGACGTACCACGGCCTCAGCGTCCAGGAGACATCTGACGGTTGCGTGGCGAGGGTTATCTTTGATACGTGA